Part of the Halomarina litorea genome is shown below.
GCCGTCGCGAACCGCGGCGAGTGGTCGCGGGCGTCGTAGCCGACGGCGACGGTATCGCCCGCCGACTGGTCCGCGAGGAGGTCCGCGACGGCCTGGCCGACCATGCGGACGCGCTCCTCGGTGAACGTATCGAGGGTCGCGCGCCAGCCGTCGGTCCCGAACTTGATAGCGTCCATGTCTGGGGCAGTTCGGCCGGCGAGAAAAATCCCCCTCTCGACTCTCGGCCGGTCCGGAGCGCCGCGGCAGGGGCCGGTCGGCTTTTCGGCCGTCGTCCCCAAGGGGCGGTGATGACGAGAGTTGTCGCCGTGTGCGGGAGCCGTCGCGACGGCAGTTACACGAGAGTCGCACTGGGTCACGCCCTCGACGCCGCGAGCGAGGCCGGCGCGGAGACCGACCTCCTCGACCTGGGGGCCGTCGACCTGCCGCTCTACCACCCCGACGTCGACATCGAGGAGCAGGGGGAGGCCGCCGCCCTCGTCGCCCGGATACGGGAGGCGGACGGCGTCCTCCTCGGGTCGCCCGTCTACCACGGGTCGTACTCCTCGACGTTCCGCAACTTCCACGA
Proteins encoded:
- a CDS encoding NADPH-dependent FMN reductase; the protein is MTRVVAVCGSRRDGSYTRVALGHALDAASEAGAETDLLDLGAVDLPLYHPDVDIEEQGEAAALVARIREADGVLLGSPVYHGSYSSTFRNFHDYCGFDEYEDTVVGLLATAGGGSYGSTLDHMRATVRGVHGWVVPHQVGIRRAYDQFDADGAFVDPALEERVAELGRVVVERARDRAAPRASD